A part of Sander vitreus isolate 19-12246 chromosome 8, sanVit1, whole genome shotgun sequence genomic DNA contains:
- the lonp2 gene encoding lon protease homolog 2, peroxisomal has protein sequence MDSGGGIQIPSRLPLLLTHEGVLLPGSTVRFSVDSPRNMHLVSQRLLKGTSLKSTIIGVIPNTRDPEHDTDDLPTLHKIGTAGIAVQVVGSNWPKPHYTLLITGLCRFSVSGLLKERPFVLAEVQQLDKLEQYTTPATEGVPAEEGELGELSHNFYQAAVQLLGMLDMSVPVVAKFRRLLDSLPREALPDVLASMIRTSNKEKLQVLDAVTLEERFKKALPMLTRQIEGLKLIKKTRKIGPDNEKRVLSVRKGGVFPGRQFNLDEDDEDEDGDDTAALERKVHGAKMSEAALRVCLKELKRLKKMPQSMPEYALTRNYLDLMVELPWSKSTKDCLDIRAARTLLDNDHYAMDKLKRRVLEYLAVRQLKTSLKGPILCFVGPPGVGKTSVGRSIARTLGREFHRIALGGVCDQSDIRGHRRTYVGSMPGRIINGLKTVAVNNPVFLLDEVDKLGKSLQGDPAAALLEVLDPEQNHSFTDHYLNVAFDLSQVLFIATANTTATIPPALLDRMEVLQVPGYTQEEKVEIAHRHLIPNQLEQHGLTPQQLHIPQDTTQHIISSYTREAGVRSLERKFGAICRAVAVKVAEGHRVTKTEASSPEDPTQQEDKAVPPELPIVIDHVALKDILGPPLFEMEVSERLTLPGVAVGLAWTPLGGEILFVEASRMEGEGQLTLTGQLGDVMKESAHLAISWLRANAKTYQLTNMVGGPDPLEATDIHLHFPAGAVTKDGPSAGVTIVTCLASLFSGRLVRSDVAMTGEITLRGLVLPVGGIKDKVLAAHRAGVKRVILPKRNEKDLEELPANVRADLDFVTAANLDQVLNAAFNGGFPGTASTHTHPQLSSKL, from the exons ATGGACTCCGGCGGCGGAATACAGATACCGAGCCGTCTCCCGCTGCTGCTGACCCATGAAGGGGTGCTCCTCCCGGGTTCCACCGTCAGGTTCAGCGTGGACTCTCCGCGGAACATGCACCTGGTCAGCCAACGGCTGTTGAAGGGCACTTCTCTGAAAAGCACAATCATAGGAGTGATTCCCAACACCAGAGACCCAGAGCACGACACCGACGACCTCCCCACCTTGCATAA AATTGGTACAGCGGGGATAGCAGTGCAGGTGGTGGGCAGCAACTGGCCAAAGCCCCACTACACCCTCCTTATCACAGGATTGTGCCGCTTTAGTGTGTCAGGTCTGCTTAAGGAGCGACCCTTTGTCCTGGCAGAG GTGCAGCAATTGGATAAACTGGAGCAGTACACGACCCCAGCAACAGAGGGCGTCCCAGCAGAAGAAGGAGAGCTGGGGGAACTGTCCCACAATTTCTACCAAGCTGccgtacag ttgttaGGTATGTTGGACATGTCCGTTCCAGTGGTGGCTAAGTTCAGGCGTCTGTTGGACAGTCTGCCCAGGGAAGCTCTGCCTGATGTGTTAGCCTCCATGATCCGCACCTCAAACAAGGAGAAACTACAG GTCCTGGATGCGGTGACTTTGGAGGAGCGATTTAAGAAGGCTCTGCCCATGTTGACCAGACAGATAGAGGGACTAAAACTGATAAAGAAAACCAGGAAAATAGGTCCTGACAATGAGAAAAGG GTGTTATCGGTGCGTAAAGGTGGAGTGTTCCCGGGCCGGCAGTTCAACCTGGATGAAGACGATGAAGATGAGGATGGTGATGACACTGCAGCCTTGGAAAGGAAGGTCCACGGGGCCAAGATGTCTGAAGCTGCACTTAGAGTTTGCCTCAAAGAGCTCAAGAG GTTGAAGAAGATGCCTCAGTCCATGCCTGAGTATGCCCTGACCCGAAACTACTTGGATCTGATGGTAGAGTTGCCATGGAGCAAAAGCACCAAAG actGCCTGGACATCCGAGCCGCTCGCACTCTTTTGGACAACGATCACTATGCCATGGACAAGCTAAAGAGACGCGTGCTGGAGTACCTGGCTGTTAGACAGCTGAAGACTTCCCTGAAG GGACCCATCCTCTGCTTTGTGGGGCCTCCAGGAGTCGGTAAGACCAGCGTGGGACGCTCCATAGCCAGGACTCTGGGCAGAGAGTTTCACCGCATCGCTTTGGGAGGCGTCTGTGACCAGTCTGACATCCGCGGACACAG ACGCACATATGTAGGAAGCATGCCCGGCCGCATCATCAATGGTTTGAAGACAGTGGCCGTCAATAATCCTGTGTTCCTCCTGGACGAGGTGGACAAACTGGGGAAGAGCCTGCAAGGAGACCCTGCCGCTGCACTGCTAGAG GTCCTGGACCCAGAGCAGAACCACAGCTTCACAGACCATTACCTCAATGTGGCCTTTGACCTCTCCCAAGTGCTCTTTATTGCCACTGCAAACACCACAGCAACCATTCCCCCTGCCCTGCTGGACAGGATGGAGGTGCTGCAGGTACCAG gCTACACTCAAGAAGAGAAGGTGGAGATAGCTCACCGTCACTTGATCCCAAATCAGCTGGAGCAGCATGGATTAACGCCTCAACAGCTGCATATACCACAGGACACCACACAGCATATAATCAGcag TTATACACGCGAGGCGGGTGTGCGCTCCCTAGAGAGGAAGTTCGGGGCGATCTGCCGAGCCGTGGCTGTGAAAGTCGCTGAAGGCCACAGAGTCACCAAGACAGAGGCTTCTAGCCCCGAGGACCCAACACAGCAGGAGG ACAAGGCGGTGCCCCCCGAGCTGCCCATAGTGATCGACCACGTCGCCCTGAAAGACATCCTGGGACCTCCGCTGTTTGAAATGGAG gTGTCTGAGAGGCTCACCCTGCCCGGTGTGGCTGTGGGCCTGGCCTGGACCCCCCTTGGTGGAGAGATCCTGTTTGTGGAGGCCAGTCGAATGGAGGGAGAAGGTCAGCTCACTTTAACCGGTCAGCTGGGAGACGTTATGAAAGAATCCGCCCATTTGGCCATCAGCTGGCTCAGGGCCAACGCTAAAACCTACCAGCTCACCAACA TGGTGGGAGGTCCAGACCCGCTAGAAGCAACAGACATCCACCTCCACTTCCCTGCTGGAGCTGTCACCAAGGATGGCCCTTCTGCAGGTGTTACCATAGTAACCTGCCTAGCCTCGCTGTTTAGCGGCCGATTGGTGAGATCAGACGTTGCCATGACGGGAGAGATCACCTTAAGAGGGCTGGTGCTGCCG GTGGGCGGAATCAAGGACAAGGTCCTGGCGGCCCACAGGGCAGGAGTGAAGCGCGTCATCCTCCCTAAACGCAACGAGAAGGACCTGGAGGAGCTCCCGGCTAACGTCCGTGCCGACCTCGACTTTGTCACGGCTGCGAACCTGGACCAGGTCCTGAACGCCGCCTTTAATGGAGGGTTTCCAGGGACAGccagcacccacacacaccctcagCTGAGCAGCAAACTGTAA